Proteins encoded by one window of Blautia faecicola:
- a CDS encoding MORN repeat-containing protein, whose protein sequence is MAELEQDKISEEDVKKLENNNVVDPIISPEEEYNKALKRRKRISVWGLVLLIATEITITGGLGERINADHLQNRVVREHEMRSSGQIQLTKGLYEGETDFGYFSGKGQFSFNTGAEYTGNWKQNQLDGKGTLRVPNEGTYEGKFTSSKKSGKGIFTWDDGAVYEGEWKNDKMCGQGVYTTPEGINFSGTFKDNSFDDGKCTFENDTGSYSLTYKSGVIEKASIEYSDGSKYVGECDAKELNGTGKLTFVSGDIYEGNFQNGCRNGQGVYTWASGDKYDGEWETDQMEGSGTYTYSNGGYASGTFDKNTFVNGSYHIENDFGNYTFTITDGEPTDVEMSLANGTTYSGAMSDGKLSGQAQIKYSNEDQYNGNVSNGQKSGQGTYTWTSGASYEGNWSEDKMNGDGTYFYPSDEKGYKLTGSFKNGKPNGECQYYTDSSTHYQTDWANGKCVKIYE, encoded by the coding sequence ATGGCAGAGTTAGAACAAGATAAAATATCCGAAGAGGATGTGAAAAAGTTAGAAAATAACAATGTAGTAGACCCTATAATATCTCCAGAAGAAGAGTATAATAAGGCCCTTAAACGAAGAAAAAGGATATCTGTGTGGGGACTGGTTCTTCTGATTGCGACGGAGATAACAATTACTGGAGGACTGGGAGAGAGAATAAATGCTGATCATTTACAAAATAGGGTTGTAAGAGAACATGAGATGCGGTCATCCGGGCAAATTCAGCTTACAAAAGGTTTGTATGAGGGAGAAACAGATTTTGGCTATTTTTCCGGAAAGGGTCAATTTTCATTTAACACTGGGGCTGAGTATACAGGAAATTGGAAGCAGAACCAGCTAGATGGAAAAGGCACGTTGCGTGTTCCAAATGAAGGTACATATGAAGGAAAATTTACATCATCAAAAAAGAGTGGAAAGGGAATTTTTACATGGGATGATGGAGCTGTTTATGAAGGTGAATGGAAAAATGACAAGATGTGTGGTCAGGGTGTATATACAACGCCAGAGGGAATAAATTTTTCCGGAACCTTTAAAGATAATTCTTTTGATGATGGAAAATGTACTTTTGAAAATGATACAGGAAGTTATAGCTTAACTTATAAATCCGGTGTCATTGAAAAGGCATCTATAGAATATTCGGATGGTTCCAAATATGTAGGAGAATGTGATGCAAAAGAGTTAAATGGTACAGGAAAATTAACTTTTGTGAGTGGAGACATTTATGAAGGAAATTTTCAGAATGGCTGTAGAAACGGACAAGGAGTATATACATGGGCATCAGGCGATAAATATGATGGAGAATGGGAAACTGATCAGATGGAAGGATCAGGGACATATACATATTCGAATGGAGGCTACGCGAGTGGTACTTTTGATAAAAATACTTTCGTGAACGGCAGCTACCATATAGAAAACGATTTTGGTAATTATACATTTACAATTACCGATGGAGAGCCAACGGATGTCGAGATGTCACTGGCAAATGGAACTACTTATAGCGGAGCTATGAGTGATGGAAAATTATCAGGGCAGGCACAGATAAAATACAGTAATGAAGATCAATATAATGGAAATGTTTCTAATGGTCAAAAATCAGGTCAGGGAACTTATACATGGACAAGTGGTGCTTCTTACGAGGGAAACTGGTCTGAAGATAAAATGAATGGAGATGGAACTTATTTTTATCCTTCCGATGAAAAGGGATATAAGCTTACAGGTTCTTTTAAAAACGGCAAACCAAATGGAGAATGCCAGTATTATACAGATTCGTCAACCCATTATCAGACGGATTGGGCGAATGGAAAGTGTGTGAAAATATATGAATAA
- a CDS encoding 5-bromo-4-chloroindolyl phosphate hydrolysis family protein, translating to MEILNKIFSGGKPKDNIINCEDKYLQEAQEAVEIVNNGVENGSFSEMIEQLDKLPSVSANRDKYVFKNHRSVLSIVAMVVCALLTISCLRYIPICIGTIVYSGKYRMFAGIGIIISLFIIVINIFVIVKEVYQIQFSNRYDIYVKDLRFKNIEIVDDLAVYAKVKSETVIKDLNKAMRMKLIPQGHFGRDNLIFIVSDEVYGKYKEKQAVYDRYYKKQVEERLRMKERTKEIQSIMDQGQGYIDKIHESNNIIKDKTISQKLDRMESVVSTIFHEVDINPQNADKLGMFMNYYLPTTEKLLETYIEIDEKQVKGTSLEKTKKDIDDAIDKIIDSFEGLLDKFYQQKELDIATDISAMEILMKQDGLIE from the coding sequence ATGGAGATATTGAATAAAATTTTTTCTGGTGGGAAACCGAAGGACAATATAATTAACTGTGAAGATAAATATTTGCAAGAGGCGCAGGAAGCAGTAGAGATTGTTAATAATGGTGTCGAAAATGGTTCTTTCTCTGAAATGATAGAACAGCTTGATAAACTACCAAGCGTCAGTGCTAATAGAGATAAGTATGTTTTTAAAAATCACCGTTCTGTATTAAGTATAGTAGCTATGGTAGTGTGTGCGTTGCTGACGATTTCGTGTTTACGTTATATACCAATTTGTATTGGAACTATAGTTTATTCCGGTAAATATAGGATGTTTGCTGGTATTGGTATCATTATATCGTTATTCATCATTGTAATTAATATTTTTGTTATTGTAAAAGAAGTTTATCAAATACAGTTTAGCAATAGGTATGACATATATGTGAAAGATTTGCGTTTTAAAAATATTGAAATTGTAGACGATTTGGCAGTGTATGCAAAAGTAAAATCTGAAACAGTAATAAAAGACCTGAATAAAGCTATGCGAATGAAATTGATTCCACAGGGACATTTTGGAAGAGATAATTTGATTTTCATTGTTTCTGACGAAGTGTATGGGAAATATAAAGAGAAGCAGGCTGTATATGATAGATATTATAAAAAACAGGTTGAAGAACGACTGAGAATGAAAGAGCGTACAAAAGAAATACAGAGCATTATGGATCAGGGCCAGGGATATATTGATAAAATACATGAGAGCAATAATATAATTAAGGACAAGACTATTTCCCAAAAACTTGATCGTATGGAAAGTGTAGTGTCGACAATTTTTCATGAAGTTGATATCAATCCACAAAACGCAGATAAACTTGGAATGTTTATGAATTATTATTTGCCAACAACAGAGAAATTACTTGAAACATATATAGAGATTGATGAAAAACAGGTGAAGGGAACAAGTCTGGAAAAAACAAAAAAAGACATAGATGATGCTATTGATAAAATTATAGATTCATTTGAAGGACTGTTGGATAAATTTTATCAGCAAAAAGAACTTGATATAGCAACAGACATTTCAGCGATGGAGATCCTTATGAAACAAGATGGGCTTATAGAATAA
- a CDS encoding toxic anion resistance protein, with translation MEREDNDIKIFSQNKLIVGNADNILTFGCEDQQRLREYSARISYQLIDNSGELEYLIQDILNELNDFQNLVEKKQIFPLKNNEKKRENLMKKYNSVLVYMDKMELALKLQEVQLIKDSKMFEELDRQMECTMAGLQKNISYGKDVMRQKPGNLVSEDIINWYERLSKKIEDLEMSYTVAIQTGTQIRLMLRNNTQLIDKIVKTISETIPIWRNQITILLGIEKLNRNLEVQNKVVEITQKYITKEKTILRKSHKRQREFSTEKLLWTNETLKKALDDLELVEKCDGNIRTELCSLLR, from the coding sequence TTGGAGAGGGAAGATAATGATATAAAAATCTTTTCGCAGAACAAGCTGATTGTGGGAAATGCAGACAATATATTGACATTTGGCTGTGAAGACCAACAGCGGTTGAGAGAATATTCAGCAAGAATTTCCTATCAACTGATTGATAATAGTGGGGAATTGGAATATCTAATTCAAGATATTCTTAATGAACTTAATGATTTTCAAAATCTGGTCGAGAAAAAACAAATTTTTCCTCTGAAAAATAATGAAAAGAAGAGAGAGAATTTAATGAAAAAATACAATTCAGTTCTTGTTTATATGGATAAAATGGAACTGGCTCTGAAATTGCAAGAAGTACAGCTGATTAAAGACTCAAAAATGTTTGAAGAACTGGACAGACAAATGGAGTGTACAATGGCTGGATTGCAGAAAAATATATCTTATGGGAAAGATGTGATGAGACAGAAACCAGGTAATCTGGTTTCTGAAGATATTATCAATTGGTATGAAAGACTTTCAAAGAAAATTGAGGATTTGGAGATGTCTTACACAGTAGCGATACAAACCGGAACTCAGATAAGGTTAATGCTGAGAAATAACACACAACTAATAGATAAAATTGTGAAAACAATATCTGAAACAATTCCAATATGGCGAAATCAAATTACTATTCTTTTAGGAATAGAAAAACTGAATCGAAATCTGGAAGTTCAGAATAAAGTAGTGGAAATTACTCAGAAGTATATAACAAAAGAGAAAACAATTCTTAGGAAAAGTCATAAAAGGCAAAGAGAATTCAGCACTGAAAAATTACTGTGGACAAATGAGACTTTAAAAAAGGCATTAGATGACCTTGAACTGGTGGAAAAGTGTGATGGGAATATCAGAACAGAACTATGCAGCCTTTTAAGATAA
- a CDS encoding toxic anion resistance protein, with product MEEEKIHLTLNSGQKFTETFLDSTPTLQSTVEKAESNYSAGTIDESMLSEEEKKMVEQFASEIDIENVDQIVNYGLKAQTNISEFSATILKKVKTYDLGEVGISLKELTVALDATTEPEKKGILGIFQKAKRGIGSIRANYAKAESNVDRIEKDLIKHRDVLGQDISMYQQMYELNMQYYKELTMYIIAGKKALDQAKHTKLKQLKENAENSDKQEDVQVYRDYEDLCHRFEKKLSDLELTRVISIQSAPQVRMLQNNDRELLDKLQSSLANTIPLWRNQLVLSLGIEHTSRALAAQGALSEKTNELLRKNSETLKMATVETAKQSEKAIVDIETLKQCNRDLIVSINEVVKIHEQGTVQRAKTQEELVKIEEELKQAMLKAGKNRR from the coding sequence ATGGAAGAAGAAAAGATACATTTGACATTGAATTCAGGACAAAAATTTACGGAGACATTTCTAGATAGTACGCCTACACTGCAGAGTACAGTTGAAAAAGCAGAATCAAATTATTCTGCCGGAACTATTGATGAAAGTATGCTTTCTGAAGAAGAAAAGAAAATGGTAGAGCAGTTCGCAAGTGAAATTGATATTGAAAACGTGGATCAGATTGTAAATTACGGACTAAAAGCACAAACTAACATATCTGAATTCTCGGCTACGATATTAAAAAAAGTAAAAACATATGATTTGGGAGAAGTAGGGATTTCATTAAAAGAACTGACTGTGGCATTAGATGCGACAACAGAACCAGAGAAAAAGGGAATTTTAGGAATTTTTCAAAAGGCAAAAAGAGGAATTGGATCTATAAGAGCCAATTATGCCAAGGCAGAAAGTAATGTTGACAGGATAGAAAAGGACCTGATTAAACATAGAGATGTATTGGGGCAAGATATTTCTATGTATCAGCAAATGTATGAGCTGAATATGCAATATTATAAAGAATTAACTATGTATATAATAGCTGGTAAGAAGGCACTTGATCAGGCAAAACACACAAAACTTAAACAATTAAAAGAGAATGCTGAAAACTCGGATAAACAGGAGGATGTACAGGTATATCGTGATTATGAGGATCTTTGTCATAGATTCGAAAAGAAATTATCAGACTTGGAGTTAACAAGAGTTATTTCAATCCAATCAGCACCTCAGGTACGTATGCTTCAAAATAACGATAGAGAATTACTTGATAAACTGCAGTCATCATTAGCAAATACGATACCTCTTTGGAGAAATCAATTAGTACTTTCACTGGGAATAGAGCATACAAGCAGAGCTTTAGCTGCACAGGGAGCATTGTCTGAAAAAACAAATGAACTGTTAAGAAAGAATTCTGAGACATTGAAAATGGCAACGGTTGAAACGGCAAAGCAATCAGAAAAAGCGATTGTGGATATAGAGACATTAAAACAGTGTAACAGAGATTTGATTGTCTCGATAAACGAGGTTGTAAAGATTCATGAGCAGGGAACGGTTCAGAGAGCGAAAACACAAGAAGAATTGGTTAAAATAGAAGAGGAATTGAAACAGGCAATGCTTAAAGCCGGAAAGAACAGAAGATAG
- a CDS encoding rhomboid family intramembrane serine protease, whose translation MHRKLKITFNAPVTLGFVLICFIATLLGSISGGKITQKVFMTYHSSLTNPMTYFRFITHIFGHSGWEHFIGNASYLLLLGPMLEEKYGSKEWVEVIGMTAVVTGLMNYIFFWNTGLCGASGVVFAFIILASFTSFREGEIPLTFILAAVLFIGQQIYEGIMVRDNISNTAHITGGIVGAVIGYGSNRKSKYDL comes from the coding sequence ATGCATAGAAAACTTAAAATTACATTTAATGCACCTGTAACATTAGGTTTTGTATTAATCTGCTTTATTGCTACCTTATTGGGAAGTATTTCTGGCGGAAAAATCACACAGAAAGTTTTTATGACATATCATTCTTCATTAACAAATCCGATGACATATTTTCGATTTATTACGCATATATTTGGGCATTCAGGATGGGAGCACTTTATCGGAAATGCATCTTATTTGTTGTTGCTTGGGCCGATGCTAGAGGAAAAATATGGTTCTAAAGAATGGGTTGAAGTGATTGGAATGACTGCCGTTGTTACCGGATTAATGAATTATATATTCTTTTGGAATACCGGACTGTGTGGTGCTAGTGGGGTGGTATTTGCTTTTATTATACTGGCATCATTTACAAGTTTTAGAGAGGGCGAGATTCCATTAACTTTTATTTTAGCTGCTGTTTTGTTTATAGGGCAGCAGATATATGAAGGGATTATGGTAAGGGATAATATTTCAAATACGGCTCATATTACAGGAGGAATAGTTGGGGCTGTAATAGGATATGGATCGAATAGAAAATCCAAATATGATTTGTGA
- a CDS encoding beta-galactosidase, with amino-acid sequence MDKLLYGVAYYDEYMPCDRLAKDVEMMKAAGINLVRIAESTWSTCEPQEGVFDFSHVTRVLDAMEGAGISVIIGTPTYAIPTWMVKSHPDVLATTKKGPGIYGARQIMDITHPVYRYYGERVIRKLMEVSAHRKCVIGFQLDNETKYYETAGKNVQEQFVKYLRTKFNDDLDAMNQAFGLDYWSNRINAWEDFPDVRGTINGSLGAEFQKFQRTLVDDYLQWQADIVKEYAREDQFITHNFDFDWRGYSYGVQPMVDHKHAARALTVAGVDIYHPTQDELTGAEISYGGDSTRSLKEDNYFVLETEAQGFPGWVPYDGQLRLQAFSHLASGANMVEYWHWHSIHNSFETYWKGLLSHDFKENDTYRSAKVIGKEFAELGSHLVNLKKHNKVGFLVSNEAQTALDWFPIDGTAGGGGACKYNDVVRYVYDQLYKLNVECDFLWPETESFDQYDLLVVPALYAAPESLLQKINDYVAAGGHLFTTFKTGFTDENLKVFHDSQPHILDRCLGISYSHFTFPKQVKLSGETYHCEDNELKNFMELVNPEGAQVLASYDHYNWKRYAAVTRNAYGKGTATYLGCWTGDAMLREILTDVLKDAGLWGMEQEVEFPVIIKKGTNDLGKEVVYYLNYSPEVRNVIYHGTDGEELFGKAAVTDGQVLEIGGWDLKIVER; translated from the coding sequence ATGGATAAATTACTGTATGGGGTGGCGTACTATGATGAGTATATGCCATGTGACCGTCTGGCCAAGGACGTGGAAATGATGAAAGCGGCAGGGATCAATCTGGTCCGTATCGCGGAGTCAACCTGGAGCACCTGTGAACCGCAGGAAGGTGTATTTGATTTCAGCCATGTGACGCGCGTGCTGGATGCGATGGAAGGGGCGGGAATCTCTGTCATTATCGGAACGCCGACGTACGCAATTCCGACCTGGATGGTAAAATCCCACCCGGATGTACTGGCAACCACAAAGAAGGGACCGGGTATCTACGGGGCGCGTCAGATTATGGATATCACGCACCCGGTATATCGCTATTATGGTGAGCGCGTGATCCGCAAGCTGATGGAGGTGTCTGCACACAGAAAATGTGTGATCGGCTTCCAGCTGGATAATGAGACGAAATATTATGAGACTGCGGGAAAAAATGTGCAGGAGCAGTTTGTAAAATATCTGAGGACGAAATTTAACGACGATCTGGACGCGATGAATCAGGCGTTTGGACTGGATTACTGGAGCAACCGGATCAATGCGTGGGAGGATTTTCCGGATGTGCGCGGAACGATCAATGGAAGTCTCGGTGCGGAATTCCAGAAGTTCCAGAGAACACTGGTGGATGATTATCTGCAATGGCAGGCGGATATTGTGAAGGAGTATGCGAGGGAAGACCAGTTTATCACGCATAACTTTGATTTTGACTGGAGAGGGTATTCCTACGGGGTACAGCCGATGGTGGATCACAAGCATGCGGCGAGGGCGCTGACGGTAGCAGGTGTGGATATTTATCATCCGACACAGGACGAGCTGACCGGTGCGGAGATATCCTATGGCGGGGACAGTACCCGTTCGCTGAAAGAAGATAATTATTTTGTCCTGGAGACAGAAGCGCAGGGATTCCCGGGATGGGTTCCGTATGACGGACAGCTTCGTCTGCAGGCATTCAGCCATCTGGCTTCCGGAGCAAATATGGTGGAATACTGGCACTGGCATTCGATTCATAACTCATTTGAAACTTACTGGAAGGGACTGTTGAGTCATGATTTTAAGGAAAATGATACCTACCGTTCTGCGAAAGTGATCGGTAAGGAATTTGCGGAGCTGGGAAGTCATCTGGTGAATCTGAAAAAGCACAATAAGGTTGGTTTCCTGGTGAGCAACGAAGCGCAGACGGCTCTGGACTGGTTCCCGATTGACGGAACCGCAGGCGGTGGCGGTGCATGCAAGTACAACGATGTAGTTCGTTATGTCTATGATCAGTTATATAAACTGAATGTGGAATGTGATTTCCTGTGGCCGGAGACAGAGAGCTTTGATCAGTATGATCTGCTGGTAGTACCGGCTCTGTATGCAGCGCCGGAATCTCTGCTTCAGAAGATCAATGATTATGTGGCAGCGGGCGGTCATCTGTTTACGACATTTAAGACCGGTTTTACGGATGAGAATCTGAAGGTGTTCCACGACAGCCAGCCGCATATTTTGGATCGGTGTCTTGGTATTTCCTACAGTCATTTTACGTTCCCGAAGCAGGTGAAGCTGTCTGGAGAGACGTATCACTGCGAAGATAATGAGTTAAAGAACTTTATGGAACTGGTGAACCCGGAAGGGGCGCAGGTGCTGGCTTCTTATGATCATTATAACTGGAAGCGGTATGCGGCAGTGACGAGAAATGCGTATGGAAAGGGAACGGCTACTTATCTCGGCTGCTGGACCGGTGATGCGATGCTTCGGGAGATCCTTACGGATGTGTTGAAGGATGCAGGATTGTGGGGTATGGAACAGGAAGTGGAGTTCCCGGTGATTATCAAGAAGGGGACAAATGATCTTGGAAAAGAAGTTGTATATTATCTGAACTATTCGCCGGAAGTACGGAATGTGATTTATCATGGCACTGATGGAGAGGAATTGTTTGGAAAGGCTGCAGTTACTGATGGACAGGTTTTGGAAATCGGGGGCTGGGATCTGAAGATTGTGGAACGGTAA